The Balearica regulorum gibbericeps isolate bBalReg1 chromosome 12, bBalReg1.pri, whole genome shotgun sequence genome includes a region encoding these proteins:
- the ADPGK gene encoding ADP-dependent glucokinase isoform X4, with translation MWQRSVCVGLLALALGYLCLLGPELPHSALRHLSASLLGGLRRARSLEGRMVAAWQAAIVRPARGWARVAVGVNACVDVVLSGVKLLEALGLEPGDGKNHAVLNSRQDLKEAFAHFMEKGAAAERFFSDAESFHHIAQTASEYPGAQLYVGGNAALIGQKLATNPDLKILLCGPVGPKLHELLDDNVVVPPESMQERDEFHLILEYQAGEEWGQVRAPNANRFIFSHDLSNGALNMLEVFVSSLDEFQPDLVVLSGLHMMEGQSKEMRQRRLMEAVASISDIPTDIPIHLELASMTDQDFMSNIVHQETGCSFLLSTLAIEAVMQHYKNNALNEKNQSVILSLKEKPLFLCFLLAGLSPGELHWAERTGAAVPHAIRFWSPRLPCFLDRSSRRGCSQRHPLLDPEGAREDRRAGF, from the exons ATGTGGCAGAGGTCGGTGTGCGTGGGCCTGCTGGCCCTGGCGCTGGGCTACCTCTGCCTCCTGGGCCCCGAGCTGCCCCACTCGGCGCTGCGGCACCTCTCCGCCTCTctgctgggggggctgcgccGCGCCCGCTCCCTCGAGGGCCGTATGGTGGCGGCCTGGCAGGCGGCCATCGTCCGCCCGGCCCGGGGATGGGCGCGCGTCGCCGTCGG CGTCAACGCCTGCGTAGACGTGGTTCTGTCCGGTGTGAAGTTGTTAGAGGCACTCGGTCTTGAACCTGGGGATGGAAAAAATCATGCGGTCTTGAACTCCAGACAGGACCTAAAAGAAGCATTTGCTCACTTCATGGAAAAAGGGGCAGCTGCCGAGCGCTTCTTCAGCGATGCCGAGTCTTTCCATCACATTGCACAGACAGCCTCCGAGTACCCTGGTGCACAG ctttACGTAGGAGGAAATGCTGCTCTCATTGGTCAGAAGCTTGCAACAAATCCAGACCTGAAG aTCCTCCTTTGTGGCCCAGTTGGTCCTAAACTCCATGAACTACTTGATGACAATGTGGTTGTGCCACCTGAATCCATGCAGGAAAGAGACGAATTCCATCTTATCTTGGAGTATCAAGCAG GCGAGGAGTGGGGACAAGTGAGAGCACCCAACGCCAACCGCTTTATCTTCTCCCATGACCTATCAAATGGCGCCTTAAATATGCTGGAAGTGTTTGTGTCCAGCTTGGATGAATTTCAGCCGGATCTTGTGGTACTTTCAGGACTTCACATGATGGAAGGCCAGAGCAAGGAGATGCGACAGAGACGACTTATGGAG GCTGTGGCCTCCATCTCGGATATCCCTACTGACATTCCCATACACCTGGAGCTGGCCAGTATGACTGATCAAGATTTTATGAGCAACATCGTGCATCAG gAAACTGGGTGCTCCTTTCTGCTGAGCACCCTGGCGATAGAGGCAGTAATGCAGCACTATAAAAACAACGCCCTGAACGAGAAAAACCAAAGCGTGATTCTCTCTCTGAAGGAAAAACCGTtgttcctgtgttttctgttagCAGGTCTTTCCCCTGGTGAACTCCATTGGGCTGAACGAACAGGAGCTGCTGTTCCTCACGCAATCCGCTTCTGGTCCCCACGCCTCCCTTGCTTCCTGGACCGGAGTTCCCGACGTGGGTGTAGTCAGCGACATCCTCTTCTGGATCCTGAAGGAGCACGGGAAGACCGCAGAGCGGGCTTCTGA
- the ADPGK gene encoding ADP-dependent glucokinase isoform X3, with translation MWQRSVCVGLLALALGYLCLLGPELPHSALRHLSASLLGGLRRARSLEGRMVAAWQAAIVRPARGWARVAVGVNACVDVVLSGVKLLEALGLEPGDGKNHAVLNSRQDLKEAFAHFMEKGAAAERFFSDAESFHHIAQTASEYPGAQLYVGGNAALIGQKLATNPDLKILLCGPVGPKLHELLDDNVVVPPESMQERDEFHLILEYQAGEEWGQVRAPNANRFIFSHDLSNGALNMLEVFVSSLDEFQPDLVVLSGLHMMEGQSKEMRQRRLMEVFPLVNSIGLNEQELLFLTQSASGPHASLASWTGVPDVGVVSDILFWILKEHGKTAERASDLTRIHFHTLAYHILVTVDGYWGNQVAAVAAGARAAGTQACATETIDTSKVFLKAPLEFVTSQIEAPSKISLNPDEPVVHWHREGISFHFTPVLVCKDPVRTVGLGDAISAEGLLYSEVYPQ, from the exons ATGTGGCAGAGGTCGGTGTGCGTGGGCCTGCTGGCCCTGGCGCTGGGCTACCTCTGCCTCCTGGGCCCCGAGCTGCCCCACTCGGCGCTGCGGCACCTCTCCGCCTCTctgctgggggggctgcgccGCGCCCGCTCCCTCGAGGGCCGTATGGTGGCGGCCTGGCAGGCGGCCATCGTCCGCCCGGCCCGGGGATGGGCGCGCGTCGCCGTCGG CGTCAACGCCTGCGTAGACGTGGTTCTGTCCGGTGTGAAGTTGTTAGAGGCACTCGGTCTTGAACCTGGGGATGGAAAAAATCATGCGGTCTTGAACTCCAGACAGGACCTAAAAGAAGCATTTGCTCACTTCATGGAAAAAGGGGCAGCTGCCGAGCGCTTCTTCAGCGATGCCGAGTCTTTCCATCACATTGCACAGACAGCCTCCGAGTACCCTGGTGCACAG ctttACGTAGGAGGAAATGCTGCTCTCATTGGTCAGAAGCTTGCAACAAATCCAGACCTGAAG aTCCTCCTTTGTGGCCCAGTTGGTCCTAAACTCCATGAACTACTTGATGACAATGTGGTTGTGCCACCTGAATCCATGCAGGAAAGAGACGAATTCCATCTTATCTTGGAGTATCAAGCAG GCGAGGAGTGGGGACAAGTGAGAGCACCCAACGCCAACCGCTTTATCTTCTCCCATGACCTATCAAATGGCGCCTTAAATATGCTGGAAGTGTTTGTGTCCAGCTTGGATGAATTTCAGCCGGATCTTGTGGTACTTTCAGGACTTCACATGATGGAAGGCCAGAGCAAGGAGATGCGACAGAGACGACTTATGGAG GTCTTTCCCCTGGTGAACTCCATTGGGCTGAACGAACAGGAGCTGCTGTTCCTCACGCAATCCGCTTCTGGTCCCCACGCCTCCCTTGCTTCCTGGACCGGAGTTCCCGACGTGGGTGTAGTCAGCGACATCCTCTTCTGGATCCTGAAGGAGCACGGGAAGACCGCAGAGCGGGCTTCTGACCTCACGCGGATCCACTTTCACACCCTGGCCTACCATATCCTCGTCACGGTGGATGGGTACTGGGGCAACCAGGTTGCCGCCGTGGCTGCCGGAGCTCGAGCAGCGGGGACTCAAGCCTGCGCGACCGAAACCATCGATACCAGCAAAGTCTTTCTTAAAGCTCCTTTGGAGTTCGTGACCTCCCAGATAGAGGCGCCTTCCAAAATCTCTTTAAATCCGGATGAGCCAGTGGTGCATTGGCACAGAGAAGGCATCTCGTTCCATTTCACTCCTGTTTTGGTGTGTAAAGATCCCGTCCGGACCGTGGGACTTGGGGATGCTATTTCAGCTGAAGGACTCCTATACTCAGAAGTATATCCACAATAG
- the ADPGK gene encoding ADP-dependent glucokinase isoform X2, translating into MWQRSVCVGLLALALGYLCLLGPELPHSALRHLSASLLGGLRRARSLEGRMVAAWQAAIVRPARGWARVAVGVNACVDVVLSGVKLLEALGLEPGDGKNHAVLNSRQDLKEAFAHFMEKGAAAERFFSDAESFHHIAQTASEYPGAQLYVGGNAALIGQKLATNPDLKILLCGPVGPKLHELLDDNVVVPPESMQERDEFHLILEYQAGEEWGQVRAPNANRFIFSHDLSNGALNMLEVFVSSLDEFQPDLVVLSGLHMMEGQSKEMRQRRLMEQVFPLVNSIGLNEQELLFLTQSASGPHASLASWTGVPDVGVVSDILFWILKEHGKTAERASDLTRIHFHTLAYHILVTVDGYWGNQVAAVAAGARAAGTQACATETIDTSKVFLKAPLEFVTSQIEAPSKISLNPDEPVVHWHREGISFHFTPVLVCKDPVRTVGLGDAISAEGLLYSEVYPQ; encoded by the exons ATGTGGCAGAGGTCGGTGTGCGTGGGCCTGCTGGCCCTGGCGCTGGGCTACCTCTGCCTCCTGGGCCCCGAGCTGCCCCACTCGGCGCTGCGGCACCTCTCCGCCTCTctgctgggggggctgcgccGCGCCCGCTCCCTCGAGGGCCGTATGGTGGCGGCCTGGCAGGCGGCCATCGTCCGCCCGGCCCGGGGATGGGCGCGCGTCGCCGTCGG CGTCAACGCCTGCGTAGACGTGGTTCTGTCCGGTGTGAAGTTGTTAGAGGCACTCGGTCTTGAACCTGGGGATGGAAAAAATCATGCGGTCTTGAACTCCAGACAGGACCTAAAAGAAGCATTTGCTCACTTCATGGAAAAAGGGGCAGCTGCCGAGCGCTTCTTCAGCGATGCCGAGTCTTTCCATCACATTGCACAGACAGCCTCCGAGTACCCTGGTGCACAG ctttACGTAGGAGGAAATGCTGCTCTCATTGGTCAGAAGCTTGCAACAAATCCAGACCTGAAG aTCCTCCTTTGTGGCCCAGTTGGTCCTAAACTCCATGAACTACTTGATGACAATGTGGTTGTGCCACCTGAATCCATGCAGGAAAGAGACGAATTCCATCTTATCTTGGAGTATCAAGCAG GCGAGGAGTGGGGACAAGTGAGAGCACCCAACGCCAACCGCTTTATCTTCTCCCATGACCTATCAAATGGCGCCTTAAATATGCTGGAAGTGTTTGTGTCCAGCTTGGATGAATTTCAGCCGGATCTTGTGGTACTTTCAGGACTTCACATGATGGAAGGCCAGAGCAAGGAGATGCGACAGAGACGACTTATGGAG CAGGTCTTTCCCCTGGTGAACTCCATTGGGCTGAACGAACAGGAGCTGCTGTTCCTCACGCAATCCGCTTCTGGTCCCCACGCCTCCCTTGCTTCCTGGACCGGAGTTCCCGACGTGGGTGTAGTCAGCGACATCCTCTTCTGGATCCTGAAGGAGCACGGGAAGACCGCAGAGCGGGCTTCTGACCTCACGCGGATCCACTTTCACACCCTGGCCTACCATATCCTCGTCACGGTGGATGGGTACTGGGGCAACCAGGTTGCCGCCGTGGCTGCCGGAGCTCGAGCAGCGGGGACTCAAGCCTGCGCGACCGAAACCATCGATACCAGCAAAGTCTTTCTTAAAGCTCCTTTGGAGTTCGTGACCTCCCAGATAGAGGCGCCTTCCAAAATCTCTTTAAATCCGGATGAGCCAGTGGTGCATTGGCACAGAGAAGGCATCTCGTTCCATTTCACTCCTGTTTTGGTGTGTAAAGATCCCGTCCGGACCGTGGGACTTGGGGATGCTATTTCAGCTGAAGGACTCCTATACTCAGAAGTATATCCACAATAG
- the BBS4 gene encoding BBSome complex member BBS4, whose product MAEPQAAPVSSLPVATEPPKPHPKKAPELPVLERKNWLIYLLYVRRDYDECKAVIKEQLQESHGLCEYAVYVQALIFRLEGKIQESLELFQTCSILNPRSADNLKQVARSLFLLGKHKAAIEVYNEAAKLDEKDWEISHNLGVCYMYLKHFNKARDQLNNALELNRHDLTYMMLGKIHLLEGETDKAIEVYKKAVEFSPENTDLLTTLGLLYLQRGDYQKAFEHLGNALTYDPGNYKATLAVGSMMQAHGDFDVALSKYKAVASTVPESPPLWNNIGMCFFGKKKYVAAISCLKRANYLAPFDWKILYNLGLVHLTMQQYASAFHFLSAAINFQPKMGELYMLLAVALTNLEDIENAKRSYEQAVALDKCNPLVNLNYAVLLYNQGDKKGALCQYQEMERKVNAARESSTTLDFDPEMVEVAQKMGAALQVGESLVWTKPSKESKSKQRAAPSGKSSSSQQPLGSNQALGQAMSSAAGYGKTTQLPPGAGASPPLAKPPSLPLEPEPGSETSPEEPSAPTGAEEQRKEKRKSRQAAD is encoded by the exons CACCGGAGTTACCAGTCCTAGAGAGGAAAAACTGGTTGATCTATCTACTGTACGTTCGCAGAGACTACGACGAGTGTAAG GCAGTCATCAAAGAGCAGCTCCAGGAGTCTCATGGGCTGTGCGAGTATGCAGTCTACGTTCAAG CTTTGATATTTCGCTTGGAGGGGAAAATTCAAGAATCTCTTGAACTTTTTCAGACATGTTCCATTCTGAACCCTCGAAGCGCTGACAACCTCAAGCAGGTGGCACGATCGCT GTTTCTTTTGGGGAAACACAAGGCGGCCATTGAAGTGTACAACGAAGCAGCTAAACTGGATGAAAAGGACTGG gAGATCAGCCACAACCTGGGTGTATGTTACATGTACCTGAAACACTTCAACAAG GCACGAGACCAGCTAAACAATGCCCTGGAGCTCAACAGACATGATCTGACTTATATGATGCTGGGGAAAATTCACCTATTGGAGGGGGAGACGGATAAAGCCATTGAAGTCTATAAGAAAGCCGTGGA GTTTTCTCCAGAAAACACAGACCTCCTTACAACGCTGGGATTACTTTACTTGCAG CGTGGTGATTACCAGAAGGCTTTTGAACACCTTGGAAATGCGCTTACTTACGACCCGGGCAACTACAAG GCTACCTTGGCGGTTGGCAGCATGATGCAGGCCCACGGAGATTTTGACGTTGCCCTCTCCAAATACAAGGCAGTAGCCAGCACTGTGCCTGAAAGCCCTCCGCTCTGGAACAACATTGGGATGTGCTTCTTCGGGAAGAAGAAATACGTAGCA GCCATCAGCTGCCTGAAGCGGGCAAACTACTTGGCTCCTTTTGACTGGAAGATCTTGTACAATTTGGGGTTAGTCCACCTCACGATGCAGCAGTACGCATCTGCTTTCCACTTCCTCAGCGCTGCCATCAACTTCCAGCCCAAGATGGGAGAGCTGTACATGCTCCTTGCAG TTGCTCTGACAAACCTGGAAGACATTGAGAATGCAAAACGTTCCTACGAGCAAGCTGTGGCACTGGACAA GTGCAACCCCCTTGTCAACCTGAACTACGCTGTCCTGCTCTATAACCAGGGCGACAAGAAGGGAGCCCTCTGCCAGTACCAGGAGATGGAGAGGAAGGTCAACGCAGCGAGGGAGAGCAGCACTACTCTTGACTTTGACCCTGAG ATGGTGGAGGTCGCCCAGAAGATGGGAGCTGCCCTGCAGGTTGGGGAGAGCCTGGTCTGGACTAAACCTTCTAAAGAGTCTAAATCCAAGCAGCGAGCTGCTCCGTCCGGGAAATCCTCCAGCTCTCAGCAGCCTCTGGGCTCTAACCAGGCCCTGGGTCAAGCCATGTCCTCAGCTGCAGGCTACGGGAAAACCACGCAGCTTCCCCCAG GCGCCGGAGCATCACCTCCGCTTGCAAAACCTCCCTCGCTGCCCCTGGAACCAGAACCGGGCTCAGAAACGAGCCCTGAGGAGCCCTCGGCACCGACAGGGGCTgaggaacagaggaaagaaaagcgCAAGAGCCGGCAGGCAGCGGACTAG
- the ADPGK gene encoding ADP-dependent glucokinase isoform X1 — MWQRSVCVGLLALALGYLCLLGPELPHSALRHLSASLLGGLRRARSLEGRMVAAWQAAIVRPARGWARVAVGVNACVDVVLSGVKLLEALGLEPGDGKNHAVLNSRQDLKEAFAHFMEKGAAAERFFSDAESFHHIAQTASEYPGAQLYVGGNAALIGQKLATNPDLKILLCGPVGPKLHELLDDNVVVPPESMQERDEFHLILEYQAGEEWGQVRAPNANRFIFSHDLSNGALNMLEVFVSSLDEFQPDLVVLSGLHMMEGQSKEMRQRRLMEAVASISDIPTDIPIHLELASMTDQDFMSNIVHQVFPLVNSIGLNEQELLFLTQSASGPHASLASWTGVPDVGVVSDILFWILKEHGKTAERASDLTRIHFHTLAYHILVTVDGYWGNQVAAVAAGARAAGTQACATETIDTSKVFLKAPLEFVTSQIEAPSKISLNPDEPVVHWHREGISFHFTPVLVCKDPVRTVGLGDAISAEGLLYSEVYPQ; from the exons ATGTGGCAGAGGTCGGTGTGCGTGGGCCTGCTGGCCCTGGCGCTGGGCTACCTCTGCCTCCTGGGCCCCGAGCTGCCCCACTCGGCGCTGCGGCACCTCTCCGCCTCTctgctgggggggctgcgccGCGCCCGCTCCCTCGAGGGCCGTATGGTGGCGGCCTGGCAGGCGGCCATCGTCCGCCCGGCCCGGGGATGGGCGCGCGTCGCCGTCGG CGTCAACGCCTGCGTAGACGTGGTTCTGTCCGGTGTGAAGTTGTTAGAGGCACTCGGTCTTGAACCTGGGGATGGAAAAAATCATGCGGTCTTGAACTCCAGACAGGACCTAAAAGAAGCATTTGCTCACTTCATGGAAAAAGGGGCAGCTGCCGAGCGCTTCTTCAGCGATGCCGAGTCTTTCCATCACATTGCACAGACAGCCTCCGAGTACCCTGGTGCACAG ctttACGTAGGAGGAAATGCTGCTCTCATTGGTCAGAAGCTTGCAACAAATCCAGACCTGAAG aTCCTCCTTTGTGGCCCAGTTGGTCCTAAACTCCATGAACTACTTGATGACAATGTGGTTGTGCCACCTGAATCCATGCAGGAAAGAGACGAATTCCATCTTATCTTGGAGTATCAAGCAG GCGAGGAGTGGGGACAAGTGAGAGCACCCAACGCCAACCGCTTTATCTTCTCCCATGACCTATCAAATGGCGCCTTAAATATGCTGGAAGTGTTTGTGTCCAGCTTGGATGAATTTCAGCCGGATCTTGTGGTACTTTCAGGACTTCACATGATGGAAGGCCAGAGCAAGGAGATGCGACAGAGACGACTTATGGAG GCTGTGGCCTCCATCTCGGATATCCCTACTGACATTCCCATACACCTGGAGCTGGCCAGTATGACTGATCAAGATTTTATGAGCAACATCGTGCATCAG GTCTTTCCCCTGGTGAACTCCATTGGGCTGAACGAACAGGAGCTGCTGTTCCTCACGCAATCCGCTTCTGGTCCCCACGCCTCCCTTGCTTCCTGGACCGGAGTTCCCGACGTGGGTGTAGTCAGCGACATCCTCTTCTGGATCCTGAAGGAGCACGGGAAGACCGCAGAGCGGGCTTCTGACCTCACGCGGATCCACTTTCACACCCTGGCCTACCATATCCTCGTCACGGTGGATGGGTACTGGGGCAACCAGGTTGCCGCCGTGGCTGCCGGAGCTCGAGCAGCGGGGACTCAAGCCTGCGCGACCGAAACCATCGATACCAGCAAAGTCTTTCTTAAAGCTCCTTTGGAGTTCGTGACCTCCCAGATAGAGGCGCCTTCCAAAATCTCTTTAAATCCGGATGAGCCAGTGGTGCATTGGCACAGAGAAGGCATCTCGTTCCATTTCACTCCTGTTTTGGTGTGTAAAGATCCCGTCCGGACCGTGGGACTTGGGGATGCTATTTCAGCTGAAGGACTCCTATACTCAGAAGTATATCCACAATAG
- the ADPGK gene encoding ADP-dependent glucokinase isoform X5 yields the protein MWQRSVCVGLLALALGYLCLLGPELPHSALRHLSASLLGGLRRARSLEGRMVAAWQAAIVRPARGWARVAVGVNACVDVVLSGVKLLEALGLEPGDGKNHAVLNSRQDLKEAFAHFMEKGAAAERFFSDAESFHHIAQTASEYPGAQLYVGGNAALIGQKLATNPDLKILLCGPVGPKLHELLDDNVVVPPESMQERDEFHLILEYQAGEEWGQVRAPNANRFIFSHDLSNGALNMLEVFVSSLDEFQPDLVVLSGLHMMEGQSKEMRQRRLMEAVASISDIPTDIPIHLELASMTDQDFMSNIVHQQVFPLVNSIGLNEQELLFLTQSASGPHASLASWTGVPDVGVVSDILFWILKEHGKTAERASDLTRIHFHTLAYHILVTVDGYWGNQVAAVAAGARAAGTQACATETIDTSKVFLKAPLEFVTSQIEAPSKISLNPDEPVVHWHREGISFHFTPVLVCKDPVRTVGLGDAISAEGLLYSEVYPQ from the exons ATGTGGCAGAGGTCGGTGTGCGTGGGCCTGCTGGCCCTGGCGCTGGGCTACCTCTGCCTCCTGGGCCCCGAGCTGCCCCACTCGGCGCTGCGGCACCTCTCCGCCTCTctgctgggggggctgcgccGCGCCCGCTCCCTCGAGGGCCGTATGGTGGCGGCCTGGCAGGCGGCCATCGTCCGCCCGGCCCGGGGATGGGCGCGCGTCGCCGTCGG CGTCAACGCCTGCGTAGACGTGGTTCTGTCCGGTGTGAAGTTGTTAGAGGCACTCGGTCTTGAACCTGGGGATGGAAAAAATCATGCGGTCTTGAACTCCAGACAGGACCTAAAAGAAGCATTTGCTCACTTCATGGAAAAAGGGGCAGCTGCCGAGCGCTTCTTCAGCGATGCCGAGTCTTTCCATCACATTGCACAGACAGCCTCCGAGTACCCTGGTGCACAG ctttACGTAGGAGGAAATGCTGCTCTCATTGGTCAGAAGCTTGCAACAAATCCAGACCTGAAG aTCCTCCTTTGTGGCCCAGTTGGTCCTAAACTCCATGAACTACTTGATGACAATGTGGTTGTGCCACCTGAATCCATGCAGGAAAGAGACGAATTCCATCTTATCTTGGAGTATCAAGCAG GCGAGGAGTGGGGACAAGTGAGAGCACCCAACGCCAACCGCTTTATCTTCTCCCATGACCTATCAAATGGCGCCTTAAATATGCTGGAAGTGTTTGTGTCCAGCTTGGATGAATTTCAGCCGGATCTTGTGGTACTTTCAGGACTTCACATGATGGAAGGCCAGAGCAAGGAGATGCGACAGAGACGACTTATGGAG GCTGTGGCCTCCATCTCGGATATCCCTACTGACATTCCCATACACCTGGAGCTGGCCAGTATGACTGATCAAGATTTTATGAGCAACATCGTGCATCAG CAGGTCTTTCCCCTGGTGAACTCCATTGGGCTGAACGAACAGGAGCTGCTGTTCCTCACGCAATCCGCTTCTGGTCCCCACGCCTCCCTTGCTTCCTGGACCGGAGTTCCCGACGTGGGTGTAGTCAGCGACATCCTCTTCTGGATCCTGAAGGAGCACGGGAAGACCGCAGAGCGGGCTTCTGACCTCACGCGGATCCACTTTCACACCCTGGCCTACCATATCCTCGTCACGGTGGATGGGTACTGGGGCAACCAGGTTGCCGCCGTGGCTGCCGGAGCTCGAGCAGCGGGGACTCAAGCCTGCGCGACCGAAACCATCGATACCAGCAAAGTCTTTCTTAAAGCTCCTTTGGAGTTCGTGACCTCCCAGATAGAGGCGCCTTCCAAAATCTCTTTAAATCCGGATGAGCCAGTGGTGCATTGGCACAGAGAAGGCATCTCGTTCCATTTCACTCCTGTTTTGGTGTGTAAAGATCCCGTCCGGACCGTGGGACTTGGGGATGCTATTTCAGCTGAAGGACTCCTATACTCAGAAGTATATCCACAATAG